The window GCGGCGGCCACGCCGCCGCCGGCTGCTGTGCCGGAGGCGGCTGCACCCCCGGCGCCGATTGCCGCGGTGCCGGTCGCCTCGCCGACACCGGCGCCCGAGATGGTGCGAGTCGAAGCCGCGCCCGCGCGCGACGACGCGACGGTGACGGTGCGCGCCACGCGCAGCAGCGACGGCTTGCGGCTGGCATTTCCATTCAAGACGGCGACCCCCGCCGCCGCGTTCCGCCGCGGCGATGCGGTCTGGCTGGTGGTCGACGATCAAGCTGGCATCAACACCGAGGCCATCCGCCGTGACGGCGGATCGATCATCGGCGATGTCGTCACGCAAAAGCTCGACAAGGGCCAGGCGATCCGCATCCGTCTGGGACGGCCGCAATTGGCGAGCCTTGCGGGCGAGGGCACGGGTTTTGTCCTGACGCTTGCCGATACCATGGAGATGCCGCAGCAGCCGCTCTCCGCCATCCGCAACATTGCCGATCCGGCACGGGCGCATGTCGCCGTCATGCTGGCGAATCCGGCCATCGTGCATCACCTGATCGATCCCGAGGCCGGCGATCCGTTGACCGTGGTCACCGCGCCGCTGCCGGCCCACGGCTTCGTCAAGCGCCAGGACTTCGTGGAATTCGCGCTGCTGGAATCGATCCACGGCGTGGTCGTTCAGTCCAACGCCGACGACCTCGCCATCACCACGTCGCCTGACCGGGTGGTGCTGACTCGTCCCGGCGGGTTGACATTGTCGTCGGCCGATCTCGCCCCGCAACGGATTGCGGGTGGTCCGCGTCCGCTGTTCGATCTCGCGGAGTGGCGGCAGAACCGCGATGCCATCTTCGGCAAGCGGCAGGACGAATTGATATCAGCTGCGGCCCAGGCCAATGGCGATGCCAGGACAGCTGCGAACATCGAGCTCGCGCGGTTTTATCTGGCGCGCGGCTTCTATCCCGAGGCCAAGGGCGCTGCCGATCTGGCGCTCGCCGATGCCAAGCCCGGCACCGAGGATCCGACCGCACTCATCGTGCGCGCGGTCGCCAGCATTCTGAGCGGCCACCCCGAGGCCGGCTTGAAGGATTTCGGCAATTCCGTGATCGGCAGCGGCTACGATCTGCAGGTCTGGAAAGGCCTCGCGGCCGCGGGTCAGGACAAATGGCCGGATGCCCGCGAGAAGTTCAAGAATGCGGAATTCGCGATCGCGGCGCTGCCCGACGATCTGCAGCGCATCGTGCTTGCGACCGCCATGCGCGCATCGCTCGTCGTCAGGGATTACGCCGGTGCCTCGGCCCGCAGCAATGATCTCGACGTCATCGGCATTCCGCCGGAGAGGATGCCTGCGATCGCGGTGATGCGGGCAGGGCTCGCCGAAGCGCTGGGACGCGAGAAGGAAGCCTTGAGCGTCTATCGCGACGTCATCGCTTCGAACGATCGTCCGGCCGCCGCCGAGGCACGGCTGCGCGAAATCGCACTGCGCCAGAAGCGCAACGAGATCGGCGCTGACGAGGCCCTGCAGGGGTTAGAGACCCTGGCGGTGAGCTGGCGCGGCGGCGACATCGAACTCGAAACCCTGCAGCAACTGGCGCGGGTGTATGCGGCGTCCGCCCGTTATGCGGACTCGTTCGCGGCGGCGCGCCTCGTCACCCGGCTGTCGGCGAACTCCGACGTGTCGCGGCAGACGCAAGACGAGACCTCTGCGCTGTTCTCGCAGGTGTTCCTCGGGCCAAAGGGTGATGAGCTGCCGCCGATCGAAGCGCTGGGGATGTTCTACGATTATCGCGAGCTGACCCCGATCGGACGGCGCGGCGACGAGATGATCCGGCGGCTGTCGGAGCGCCTGGCCAATGTCGACCTGCTCGATCAGGCCGCCGATCTGCTGCAGTACCAGGTCGATCACCGGCTCGAGGGCGCCGCGCGCGCCCAGGTGGCTGCGCGCCTCGCCACCGTCTATCTGATGAACCGCAAGCCGGATCGCGCGGGCAGCGTCCTCAGGGATACCCGGATCGCCGATCTCGCCGGCGAACTGCGCCAGCAACGGCTGCTGCTGGAGGCGCGGGCGCAAAGCGACATCGGCCGCCACGATCTCGCACTCGACATCGTCTCCAATCTCACCGGCCGTGAAGTGGTGCGGCTGCGCTCCGACATTTATTGGGCGGCACGGCGCTGGCGCGAATCCGCCGAGCAGGTCGAGCTGTATTACGGCGACCGCTGGAAGGATTTCCAGCCGCTCAATACCGTTGAAAAGGGCGACGTGATCCGGGCCGCGATCGGCTATGCGCTTGCCGAGGACGTGTTGGGACTTGCACGTTTCCGCGAGAAATTCGGCCCGAAGATGAGCAGTGGTGCCGATCGCGTGGCGTTCGACATCGCCAGCAAGCCTGTCGCGGCAAGCAGCGCCGAGTTCACCCAGATCGCGAAAATGGCGGCATCGGTCGACACCCTGGACGGCTTCCTGCGCGAAATGAAGACCCGCTTCGGCGATACGACAATGGCGAAGGCGGTGCTGCCGCGCGCCATCTCGCAGGCGGACCCGACCCCCACCGGCACGCTGCCCAAAGTCGGTGGCGTGAAGAGCGCGAGCGCTGTGCAGTAGCCTCTGTTCCGTCATCCTGAGGTGCGAGCCTTGCGGTGCGCTTGCACCGCTGGGCGAGCCTCGAAGGATGAACGGCCCGGGCCGTCGCCTTCGAGGGCCGCGCTACGCACGGCCACCTCAGGGTGACGGTTAACTGAAGCTTCGATCTCGTTATGCTTCAGTGTTGGGAGCGTGCCTAGTTATCCGTCATCCTGAGGTGCGAGCCTTGCGGTGCGCTTGCACCGCTGGGCGAGCCTCGAAGGATGAACGGCCCGAGACCTTCAATCAGGCTTCGGCTTTCCGGCGCGCCGACGAGCTAGCCCCTTCAGAGTTTGCCAGTTCGACGCAATCAAGGCTTCTTTCTTCGCTCTGCCCCAGCCTTTGATCTGACGTTCGGCCGCGATCCCATCAGTAATCCGATCGAAGTAGTCCGACCAAACCATGACTACCGGCCGGCGTGAGAAGGTGTAACCATTCGGAAAGGCGCCGGCATTGTGCTGATCGATCCGCGGACCGAGGTCCTCACCTGACGTGCTCCCGACGTAATAGGAATTGTCGGCACAACGGAGCAGGTAAACGAAGATGCCCACGGGCTATCATCCTTCGAGGCGCGCAAGAGCGCGCACCTCAGGATGACGATCACGTGGGAAAGATCAATAGGTGTTCTTCGGAGGCATGCGTCGACATTCGTTCAATCCGGATCGCCCTCGCTACCCCCCGTAACTCTGCACCAGGCTTCCGGCCACCAGCGACCAGCCGTCGACCAGCACGAAGAAGATCAGCTTGAACGGCAGCGACACCACGACCGGTGGCAGCATCATCATGCCCATCGACATCAAGACCGACGCCACCACGAGATCGATGATCAGGAACGGCAGGAACAGCAGGAAGCCGATCTCGAAGGCGCGCTTCAGTTCGGAGATCATGAACGCCGGCACCAGGATGCGCAACGACATGTCCTCGGGGGTCGCCGGCGGCGGCTCGCGGGACAGGTCCATGAACAGCTTGAGGTCCTTCTCGCGCACGTTCTTCTGCATGAAGCTGCGCAATGGCACCGAGCTTTTCTGCAGTGCCTCCTCGACGCCGATCTGGTTGGCGATCAGCGGCTTGATGCCGTCGTCATACGACTTTTGCAGCGCCGGTCCCATGACGAAGGCGGTCAGGAACAGCGCCAGCGCCAGGATCACCGAGTTCGGCGGCGCGGTCGCGGTGCCGAGCGCCGTGCGCAACAGCGACAGCACCACCACGATGCGGGTGAACGACGTCATCATGATCAGGATCGACGGCGCGATCGACAGCACCGTCAGCAGCGCGATCAGCTGGATCGCGCGCTCCGTGACGCCGCTGCCCTGGCCGCCGAGATTGATGCTGATGTCCTGGGCAGCCGCCGGCGCGATCAGCGCTCCGGCAGCGGCCAATCCTGCAACGACGACAATGAGAAGGGATAAAACTCTACGCGGAACTTTGCCGAGACTCACGTCGGCGACTTCGGACGGCCGAGCAGGCTGGCCATCTCGTCTTCCAGATTCTCGAACGACGTCGCCTTGGGGCCGGGCGGGGCAACCGGCGGCGCCGGTGTGTCGCTGCGTGGTGGTGGGCTGACCGAAATCTCGGTCGGACGCGGTGCAGGACGGCCCGGCGATTCGGGGACGACCGGCGGGGCGCGTTCTGCCGCTGCGGGCTCGCTGGGCTTGCGCAGTGCCGCTTCCAGCCGCTGCGCCATCTCGGCGAGGTTCTGGTCCGCGGCCGAGAGGGCTGGTGCAGCCGGGCGCTCGGCGACGCGCGGGGGCTGAGGCTTCGCCACCGGTTCGATCGGCGGCGGCGCCGAACGCGGCATGATCGGCTCGCCGCGCGGGATCAGGGGTTCGCTGCGCGGGGCCATTTGCTCGCTTCGCGAAACGGGCTCGCTCCGCGAAATGGGTTCACTTCGCGGCATCGCAGGCTCGCCACGGGGAATAGAAGGCTCGCCACGCGAGATCAAAGGTTCGCTGCGGGGCATCGTTTCACTGCGCGGCAGCGGCCGCGGTCGCACCGGTGGTTCCGGGCGCATGGGTGGTTCGGCCGCCAGCGGATCGCTGCGACGGTCCGTGATCGAGGGCGACGGCCTGCGGGCTTCGTCGGCGAATGATGGACGAGTCGGGCGGGGCGGCAGTTCCGGCAGCACCGGATCGTGGTGATCGAGCCCATCGAGCGGAGTGTCGGCCCAGCTGCCCGCATCCGGCAGCGGCGCCACGCGGGGCGGCAGCTCCGCGCCGATCGGTCCGCGCGGCGACGTCTGCTCACGCTGCGGCACCGCGCGCACGATGTTCGGCTCGATCACGATGTCGGTCGGGCCGCCGATCATCAGAAGATGTTCGACATTGTCGCGGCGCACCAAAACCAGGCGGCGACGCGTATCCACTGTCGCGGCGTCGATCACGGCGAGACGCGGCATTCGTCCGCGATTCGCGTTCGAGCCAATGCGATTCTTGCCGAATCGACTGACCAGCCACACAGCGAGGCCGACGATGGCCAGAACGGCCAGGAAGATAAGAGCGAATGTCACTAATTGCGGCATGTTTGGTCCCCACCAAACAGAGTGTACTTCAATGTGCAGATTCGTCGAACGTTGCGGCCGAAGAAATTATTGCCCGATTGTGCAGCGGCGGCGCCCGATTCTCCGCGAATCCCTGAAGTGTTGCTCCATTCGTTAAATGTCTCGGCCACGGGTTAATGCCAACAGGCACTATTTACCACCCCGGCAGTCCAAAAATCGGCCCCATCGAAACTCTCGCCGGCACCAAGCCGGAAGAAATTTCAATGACTTGCATGGTTAACGGCGAATTAATGGCAAAAGTGAGCCGGCCTGTCCTATTAACCAGATGTTAACCATAATCACGGCAAATTCTGCCTACCTCTTCAGGAACTTGGCGATCAGGAACCTGGCAAAGAGGGTGCAGAGGCCGCCGTCATGCCCATCACCGATATTCCCGCGCTCTCCATGCTGCGCACCCGCATGCAATGGCATCAGGAGCGGCAGCGGGTGCTCGCTGAAAACATCGCGAACTCCGACACTTCGGGCTTCAAGCCGCGCGATCTGGTTGAGCCGAATTTCGACCGGTCGCTGGCCACGCCGGTGAGCTCGCTGTCGATGGCGCGCACGTCTTCGGCGCATTTTTCGGCGACGGGGGGCGGCGAGAGTTTTCCGACCACCACCAAGGCCGGCTACGAGACGCGGCCGGCGGGCAATGCGGTCAGCCTGGAGGACGAGATGCAGAAGTCGGCGTCCAACCAGATGGATTTCGCCGCCGCCACCTCGCTCTACAGCCGCAGCCTCGGGCTTTTGAAAACCGCAATCGGGAAACGCTGAGCGCAGCGAAAGGGACTAGCCGATGGCCGACGGAGCAGACTTCCTCAAGGCGATGAGCATCGCGACCTCCGGCCTGCGCGCGCAGGCGGGGCGGATGCGGGTGCTCTCGGAAAACATCGCCAACGCCGATTCCACCGCGCCAACCGCCGGCGGCGATCCTTATCGCCGCAAGGTGCCGACATTTTCCTCCGAGCTCGACCGCACGCTCGATGCGCGCGTGGTCTCGCTGGGGCGAATCAAGACCGATACGTCGTCTGCGTTCCGCGTCAAATACGAGCCGGGAAATCCCGCTGCGGATGCCAGCGGCAACGTCAAGTATCCGAACGTCAATTCGTTGGTCGAAATGACCGACATGCGTGAGGCCCAGCGTTCGTACGAGGCCAACCTCAACATCATTACCGCGACGCGCCGGATGATCCAGCGCACGCTCGACATTCTCAAAGCTTAATCGGGAGACCTGAGCCATGGCTTCGCCTGTTGCCGCCGCCAATGCCTATTCGAGTTTCGCCCGCATGATGGAGGGCGGTGTCACAAAACCGTCGTTGCTGGGGAGCGAGACCGACGGTCAATCGTTTGGAACACTGTTGAAGGAGACGCTGGGGAGCGTCATGGAGGCGGGCCGCAAGTCGGACGCGCAAACCATCGCGATGGCCGGAGGGAAGGCCAACGTGATGGACGTGGTGACCGCGGTTGCGGAAACCGACGTCGCCGTGTCGACACTGGTGTCGGTCCGTGACCGGGTCATCCAGTCCTACGAAGACATCATGAAGATGCCGATCTGATCACTTGCTGATCATTTGGGTCGATTTGGGGAGCCCCGATCGTCTGGGGAGACTGATCGGGGCGAGTCCTGACCTCATCTCGAGACGGCGTTCGCGCCTCCTCGGGGTGGGGTTCGGGGGTGGTTGCGAGGCTAGGGGTAGGGATCTGACATGACTGGGGCTGAAGTCCTCGACGTCGCGCGCGACGCAGTGTGGACCATTGTGGTCGTCTCGTCGCCGCTGATGCTGGTCGGTCTTGTGGTCGGCGTGGTGATCTCGCTGGTGCAGGCGCTGACGCAGATCCAGGAGCAGACGCTGGTGTTCGTGCCGAAGATCCTGGCGATCTTCCTCACCATGCTGCTGGCGTTGCCGTTCATGGCCGACGCCATGCATAGCCACATGATGCGGATCTCGTCGCGAATCATCGGTGGCTAGTGCGGGGCTCAGAAATTCCCTCCACCCTTGCCGCTTTCTCTTCGAGGGAATTTCTGAGCCAGGCCGCACTAGAGAATCATATTATGCTCGTGTCCTCTCTAATCCGAAGTTCGCTACGGATCGTCGCCGCGAATGCTGGCGAACTTCGGATTCGGGACACGGGCCGCATGATGGCGGCCCTCACCACGCTGCGGGCCGCTGATGCGCATCGACATTTCACTGTTGCCGGCCCTGGCCGCCGCCTTTGTGCTGGCGTTCGCCCGCATCGGCGCAATGGTGATGCTGATGCCGGGCTTCGGCGAGACCAACATCCCGACGCGAATCAAGCTCGGCATCGCGCTGATGCTGACACTGATCATCCTGCCGCTGCATCGCTCCGCCTATCACATCGACATGACGTCACTGACGCCCCTCATGGTGCTGATGGTGCAGGAAATCATCATCGGCGTGGTGCTCGGGGCCACCGCGCGGGTGACGCTTGCGGCGCTCTCGGTCGCGGGCTCGGTGATCGCGCAGCAGCTCGGGCTGGGTTTCGTGACCTCGGTCGATCCCACCCAGGGCGCGCAGGGCGCGCTGATCGGCAATTTCCTCACCATTCTCGGCCTGACGCTGCTGTTCGCCACCGACATGCACCATCTGGTGATCGCGGCCTTGAACGACAGTTACCGGATCTTTGTGCCGGGCGAGATCATGCCCAGTGGGGATGTCGCGGCTTTGGCGACCCAGGCCTTCACCGCGGCCTTCAAGATCGGCGTCCAGCTGTCGTCGCCGTTCATCGTGTTCGGCCTGGTCTTCAATGTCGGCCTCGGCCTGCTGGCGCGCATGATGCCGCAGATGCAGGTCTATTTTGTCGGCGTGCCGCTGTCGATCCTTGCGGGTTTTCTGGTTCTCGTCGCCGTGATCGCCACCATGATGGGAACGTTCCTGGATTATTTCGGTGGAGTGATGCATCAGCTCTCGCCGTAACGGTATTGCGAAAGGCCGGAGGCTTAACCGATGGCCGATGAAGATACCTCAGAGAAGACACAGGACCCCACCCAAAAACGTCTCGACGACGCTCATGAGCGTGGCGACGTCGTCAAGAGCCAGGAGGTCAACACCTGGTTCGTGATCGCCGGCGCGGCGCTGGTGATCTCGTCGTTTTCGGGCAGCGTCGGCGCTGGCATCGAACTGCCGATGCGCAATCTCTTGGCGAACGCGCATCTGATCCGCACCGATGGTCCGGGGCTGCTGGCGCTGGCCAAGAATATCGAACTGGTGCTGTTCGCAGCCCTCGGTGTTCCCCTGCTGCTGCTGTTGATCGCGGCGCTCGCCGGCAACCTGGTGCAGCACCGGCTGGTGTGGTCGTCCGAGCCGCTGATCCCCAAATTCAGCAAGATCTCGCCGCTGGCGGGCGCCAAGCGGCTGTTTGGCGCGCAAGCGGCGGCGAACTTCCTGAAGGGCCTGGTCAAGCTGGTCGCGCTTGCCGCCGTCATGACCGCGATCCTGTGGCCGGAACGGCACCGTGTCGACGCCATGGTGCGGCTCGATCCGTCCATGATCATGCCCGCGACCAAGACGCTGTCGATGCAGCTGATTGGCGCCGTGGTGGCGTTGCTCGCCGCGGTCGCGGCGGCGGATTATTTCTTCCAGTACCGGCAGTGGTTCGAGCGGCAGAAGATGTCGCTGCAGGAGGTCAAGGAAGAGTACAAGCAGTCGGAAGGCGACCCGCACATCAAGGGGCGGATCCGGCAGCTACGCCAGATGCGCATGAAGAAGCGCATGATGGCGGCGGTGCCGACCGCCTCGGTGGTCATCACCAACCCGACCCACTTCGCGGTCGCCCTGAAATACGAGCCGGGCATGTCGGCGCCGATCTGCGTCGCCAAGGGCGCCGATGCAATCGCGTTCAGGATCAGGGAAGTCGCCAACAAGAACGACATTCCGATTGTCGAGAACCCGCCGCTGGCCCGTGCACTGCACGCCACTGTCGATGTCGACGACGAGATTCCGGTCGAGCATTATCACGCGGTCGCCGAAGTCATCGGCTTCGTCATGCGCCTGCGCCGCCGCGGCGCGCGGTGAGGCGCAGCTGGCCGCCGTCGCAGGTCGGGCGCTGAACGATTTTACGTGGCCGCTCCGGACCGCTAAGGGTGATACCCTGCACGCCGATTTCGGGCCACGGGGGGCCGTGGTGGTGCAGTTCACATGAGAGTTGTTCATGAATCTCGCTAAAAACCCTTTCAAGGCCGCGCTCGCCGCCAAGCAGGTGCAGATCGGCCTGTGGTGCAGCCTGTGCAGCAACATCGGCGCCGAGATCATTGCCGACAGCGGCTTTGACTGGATCCTGGTCGATACCGAGCATGCGCCGAACGAACTGCCGTCGGTGATGGCGCAATTGCAGGCCATGACCCGCGGCACCGCTATGCCGGTGATCCGGCCGGCCTGGAATGATCCGATCCTGATCAAGCGCCTGCTCGACATCGGCGCGCAGTCCCTGCTTGTTCCGTTCGTGCAGGACGAAACGGAAGCCGCTCAAGCGGTGGCTTCCTGCCGGTATCCGCCCGCAGGCATTCGCGGCATCACCACCGGCAGCCGCGCCGCCCGGTTCGGCCGCGTCAGCAACTATCTGAAGGAGGCGGACAACGAGATCTGCGTGCTGGTTCAGGTCGAAACACTCAGCGCCATCGACCGGCTGGACGCGATCGCGGCCACCGACGGTGTCGACGGCGTGTTCATCGGGCCCTCGGATCTCAGCGCCTCGATGGGGCATATCGGCAATCCGCAGCATCCCGACGTGCAGCGGGTGATCGAGCAAGCTGTGAAGCGCATCACGGCTGCCGGCAAGGCCGCCGGCATCCTGACCCCGGTGGAGGCCGACGCGCGCCGTTATATCGAATGGGGCTATCATTTCGTGGCCGTGGGCTCGGACATCGGGCTCCTCGCCAAGACCGCCGATGCGCTGGCCGCCAAGGCCAAATCGTGGATTTCCGGTTGAACCACCACCTACGATAAGCTCGCAGGGCGCGCCGGACGCGCCCTGCGATAGCTGTCGCTCCGCTCCCGGCTTGACGCTCCCTGACGCCGCCGGCCCCGTAAACCGGGGAAACCGGCGTGTTCCATCAGCAACATCGGTATCTGCTTCTGTGTGCGGACAGCGCGTCCGTGCATGATTCGCTTGCGCTCTAACCTGCGATTCAGGCACTCAGGGCGGGGCGAAGCCGCCCGGACGTATGATGACGACGTGACGATGAAGGCAGCCCACGCCGACCCGATGGCCATCGAATTGAGCAGAGATCCGCATCCTCCGGAACCGGATCAGGTCGAGACCCCGCGGCGCAGCGGCAGCATCCTTCTCGTGCTGGTGGTGGCGGCCGGCATCGTGGCGTCGGCGGTCGCCTTCATGGCGCTCGGGCGCGCCCAGGCGCAGCCTTATATCCTCGGCCTGCTGGCGGTTCTCGCCATGGTCGGCCTGTTCACACTGTTTGCCTTCGCCGCCGGGATCATCCGGTTTGCCGACCGCGGCACTGAAGATCCGGTGATGCGGCATATCGCCGACCAGGCGTTCGACGGGCTCGCAGTGACCGATGGCCGCGGCCACATGGTCTACGCCAACCAGGCCTATTTGACGCTGACCGGCGCGGTCGGAGCCGACGATGCGCGGCCGGTGGAGCGGGTGTTCATCGGCAATCCCGACGTCTCGGAAGCGGTGTTCCGCCTGCTCAAGGCCGCACGCGAGGGCAAGCGCCAGCAGGAGGAGGTCCGTGTCGCGGGCACCGGTGGCGGGAACGGGCGCTGGCTGCGGCTGTGCGTGCGCCCGCTCGGCAGCGCCAAACGCGAGTCCCGGTTTACGGTGTGGTCGCTCGCCGACATCACCCGCGACCGCGAGCGGCAGGAGGACGTGTTCCAGGAACTGCAGCACGCCATCGAGTATCTCGATCACGCGCCCTGTGGATTCTTCTCGGCCAATCCGGCCGGCGAGATTGTCTATATCAACGCCACGCTGGCCAACTGGCTCGATCAGGACCTTGCCGAGATCGGCTCCGGCGGCTTGCGGCTGGCGGACATCGTCTCCGGCGACGGCGCCGCGCTGCTGACCTCGATCACGGCCGACCCCGGCGACGTCAAGACCGAAAGCTTCGACGTCGACCTGCGGATGCGCAACGGCAAGACGGTGCCGGTGAGGCTCTATCACAAGCTGGCGTTTGGCGCTGACGGCGTTCCCGGTGCGTCGCGCACCCTCGTCATCAACCGGGCGCGCGATGAAGGTGCCGATCCGCAGCGCACCGCCGAGGTGCGCTTCATGCGCTTCTTCGACCACACGCCGATGGCGATCGCGACCGTCGATCGGGCCGGCGCGGTGGTGCGCGCCAACGCGCGCTTCGCCAAGCTGGCGCAGAGCCTGCCGTCCGCTGGTGGCGCCAACAAGTCGATCCTGGCCGTGGTCAGCGAACGCGATCGCGGCGCACTGACGTCGGCCATTGCGAAAGCGGCCGAAGGGCATGGCGACATCTCGCCGGTCGAGGCGATGCTGGATGGTCCGGCCGAGCGCTGGGGCCAGTTTTTCGTCACCGTGGTCGAGGCCGAGGAGCGCGATTCCGAGGCCGCCATCGTCTACATGCTGGAGACCACCGAGAAGCGCACGCTGGAAAATCGCGTGACCCAGCAGCAGAAGATGGAGATGGTCGGCCAGCTCGCGGGCGGCATCGCCCACGACTTCAACAACGTGCTGTCCGCCATCATGATGGCGAACGACTTCCTGCTGAACGCGCACAAGCCGACCGATCCGTCGTTCCAGGACATCATGCAGATCAAGCAGAACGCCACCCGCGCCGCGACACTGGTGCGGCAGTTGCTGGCGTT is drawn from Bradyrhizobium prioriisuperbiae and contains these coding sequences:
- a CDS encoding HpcH/HpaI aldolase/citrate lyase family protein; translated protein: MNLAKNPFKAALAAKQVQIGLWCSLCSNIGAEIIADSGFDWILVDTEHAPNELPSVMAQLQAMTRGTAMPVIRPAWNDPILIKRLLDIGAQSLLVPFVQDETEAAQAVASCRYPPAGIRGITTGSRAARFGRVSNYLKEADNEICVLVQVETLSAIDRLDAIAATDGVDGVFIGPSDLSASMGHIGNPQHPDVQRVIEQAVKRITAAGKAAGILTPVEADARRYIEWGYHFVAVGSDIGLLAKTADALAAKAKSWISG
- the cckA gene encoding cell cycle histidine kinase CckA, producing MAIELSRDPHPPEPDQVETPRRSGSILLVLVVAAGIVASAVAFMALGRAQAQPYILGLLAVLAMVGLFTLFAFAAGIIRFADRGTEDPVMRHIADQAFDGLAVTDGRGHMVYANQAYLTLTGAVGADDARPVERVFIGNPDVSEAVFRLLKAAREGKRQQEEVRVAGTGGGNGRWLRLCVRPLGSAKRESRFTVWSLADITRDRERQEDVFQELQHAIEYLDHAPCGFFSANPAGEIVYINATLANWLDQDLAEIGSGGLRLADIVSGDGAALLTSITADPGDVKTESFDVDLRMRNGKTVPVRLYHKLAFGADGVPGASRTLVINRARDEGADPQRTAEVRFMRFFDHTPMAIATVDRAGAVVRANARFAKLAQSLPSAGGANKSILAVVSERDRGALTSAIAKAAEGHGDISPVEAMLDGPAERWGQFFVTVVEAEERDSEAAIVYMLETTEKRTLENRVTQQQKMEMVGQLAGGIAHDFNNVLSAIMMANDFLLNAHKPTDPSFQDIMQIKQNATRAATLVRQLLAFSRRQTLRPQVLALGDAMSDLTMLLRRLIGEKVKLDLVHGRDLWPVKVDVSQFEQVIVNLAVNARDAMPDGGKLTIRTGNVSAADASKLPYKGMPAADYVTIDVTDTGTGIPAEIVDKIFEPFFSTKEVGKGTGLGLSTVYGIVKQTGGFVYVDSQAGQGTSFRIFLPRHHPELEAVPEPAAVAVAGNGQEQAAKPRTDLTGQGTILLVEDEDGLRSLNARGLRSRGYTVLEASNGIEALDTLVENDGAVDLVVSDVVMPEMDGPTLLKAMRGRNPDLKIIFVSGYAEDAFARSLPENQQFAFLPKPFTLSQLVAQVKETMTAS